The genomic DNA CCGCGCCTCGTGACGCAGCACAACTTGTGGTTCTATCAGGATCTCACCCGCGGCGCGCGCGCGGCCATCGAGCGAGGGCGCTACGCCGCCTGGTCCGACGAGGTGGCGACGCGCATGCGCGAGGGGGACGAGATCGGCAGCCCCGATCCGAACCAGCGCGAGTGGCGGGCGAACCGCACCTGAGGGGTAGGACTCCTTGGTCACATTCACGACGGCCCTCGCTCGTTCAGCGGTTACGGGCACGTCGCGATCATCCGCCGACATGTGACCAAGTAGTCGTAGCAGCCGGTTGAAGTACCGAGCCCGAAGGATCTCGGGGCGCGACTTCGCCGGCCTGCTACATCCTCCCCATGGATGCCATGGAGCTGCTCCGCACGCGCGCCTCGAACGGCAAGCTCGACGCGCCCGCGCCCGACGAGGCCACGCTGAACGAGATCCTCGAGGCGGCCCTCCGCGCGCCGGATCACGCGGCGCTGCGGCCGTGGAGGATCCTGGTCCTGCGGGGCGAGGCCCGGGAGGCGCTCGGGGAGGTGTTCGCGCGGGCGGCGCTGGCGCGAGAGCCGGGTCTGGACGAGGAGAAGCTGGCGCGCATCCGACGCAAGCCGCTCCGGGCCCCGCTGCTGCTCGTGGTCGCCGCGACCCCGGTCGCGCACCCCAAGGCGCCGGAGATCGAGCAGGTCCTGAGCGCGGGCGCGCTGGCCCACGGGATCCTGCTCGGGCTCCAGGCGAAGGGCTACGCCGGGATGTGGCGGACGGGCGCGCCCGCCTACGACCCCCAGGTGAAGGAGGCGCTCGGGCTGCGCGGCGAGGACCACATCGTGGCCTTCCTCTATGCGGGCACGCCGACCACGCCCGCGCCCGAGATGGCGAGACCCACCGTCGCGACCCACGTCGAGCTCTGGCGCGGTTGAAGGCTCGGCAGCTGTGCAAATCGGGCACAGTGGCTGGGGATCGATGTCCCCGGCAGCCGCCGATCTGCCTGAAAACGGGGGCTTGGCGGGCCCGTCCGGGCGCTGGTAGGGCTCTTGCGTGAGCCTCGCGCGTGCGCTGTCTGCAGAGCCCAGATGATTCCGGTACCATCGGACACGTGAGGCGACGGGACCGGTTCGAAGCGCTGCTCGCCGACGAGGCCGGGCTGACGACCGTGGAGTACATCATCGTGCTCTGCCTCATCGCCGTGGTCGGCTTCGCCATCTGGAAGCAGTTCGGCCAGACCGTCGAGTACAAGGCCAAGGGCGCCACGAACGTGGTGAGCGACCTGCCGACGGAGTCGTCCGAATGAAGGTCGCGAGTCCAGGGGGAACGATGTTTCGCAAGCTGCTGACGCTCGCCGCCATCGCGGGGCTGACCTCGTGCACGCCGGGCTCGTCCGGCCCGCCCGCCGAGGACGACCCCGAGGTCGAGGTCGAGATCCTGCGTGAGATCCAGCTGACCCAGAACGCCAGGCTCCCCGAGTCGCGGGACGGCAGCCTGGTCGACGTGGAGGTGTTCGAGGACCGGCTGGTCTTCATCTACGAAGGCACGCCGAAGCTCGCCCTCGAGTCGGGCCACGTCGTCTCCGGCGTGCTGCACGGCGGCTACTTGCGGCGGCTCGTCGAGCGGCGCGAGCTGTCGCCCGAGCGCATCGAGTGGACCACCGAGCACGCGGAGCTGGGCGAGCTGATCGGCGACGGCCACTTCATCGTGCACATGCGGCCGGGCGACGGGGACGACAGCTTCGTGCTCCGCACCGGCGACGGCGACGTGGGCGCGTCCACCGAGCCGCTCGACAGCGGCTGGAGCCTGCTCACGCCCGAGGTGCGGAACATCAGCTGCGGCGGCGGGCGCACCGGCACCGTCACCTTCGATCCCCGCTTCGACATGGACGCCGACGCGGACATCGAGATCGACCTCCGCTGGAGCTTCGGCCGCTTCTACATTCCGCGGGGCGAGCTGCACTACGCGCGCTTCGAGCTGATGGGCTCGATCGCCCCCGGGATCACCATCGAGACGAGCGAGAGCACGGCCGTCTCGTGTGCCTGGAGCCTGACGAGCTTCCTCCGCGAGCGCGGCGTGGGCGTGCCGAAGCGCGAGTGGGTCACCACCTTCCCGGTGGGCCCGGTGCCGGTCGCCGTCACCCACACCATCGAGCCGAGCTTCGACATCACGGTGGGCGGGTCGGTCGAGACCGGGGCGTCCACGATGTCCGCCGACGTGACCCTCGGCTTCCGCGCGGGCGCGGTCTACGACCGGGAGGGCGGCTGGCGCGGCATCTGGGATCCGCAGCGCAGCGGCAGCGTGAGCCTGACCGCGAGCGAGCCGGGCACCTTGACCGTGACGGCCGGCGCCGGCGGCGCGGTGGGCTACCTCGCCAAGCTCTACGACACGGCGGGCCCCGGCGTGAGCCTCGGGCCGTCGATGACGGGCAACTTCCGGGTCCTGCCCGACCGCTGCACCTGGGAGGCCGACGCGAGCGCGGGGCTGGGCGTGACGGTCCGGGCGAAGCTCGACATCCCCGCCTTCGACTACACGCTCGCCGAGTACAGCCACAGCGAGAACCTCGTCAGCGCGCAGATCGCGATGTCGATGGGGACCTTCCCGTGGTGTGAGGACGGGGGCACGCCCGACGGCGGGATGCCGATGGGCGACGGCGGCGGGCCGAGCGACCCCTGCGAGGCGGCGGGCGCCACCTGCCAGACCTGCAACGAGACCGCGGGCTGCGGCTTCTGCGCGACCACGGGGACGTGCATGAGCGACGCGCGCGCCACCGAGTGCGGGAGCGACCTCGACTGGCAGGACGGGCCGAGCGAGTGTGAGCCGTGCACCGGCTACGGCAGCTGCGGGGCCTGCGTGGGCGACGCCTTCTGCGGCTGGTGCGCGTCGGCGGGCCGCTGCATGACGGCCGAGAGCGGCGGCGCGCCGCCCGAGCCCTGCGACGACTGGCAGTACAGCATCACGCCGGCGATGTGTCGCTGACCCAGCGATCTCGCCCGGCCGCCTTGGCGGCATAGAGGGCCGCGTCGGCGCGCGTGAGGAGCGCGTCGTCGAGCGGGCCCACCGCGACGCCGATCGACGTGGTCACGTCGACCGAGCCGCCTTCGACCTCGACCGGCGCTCCTCGCACGGCCTCGCACGCGCTCTGTGCCACGCGATGCGCGACGGCGTCTCCCGCGCCCTTGAGGATCACCAGGATCTCCTCGCCGCCGACGCGGGCCACCAGATCGCCCTGACGCACGAGGGGGCTGAGCCGCCGCGCGACCTCTCGCAGGACGGCGTCACCCGCGGCGTGGCCATGCGTGTCGTTGATCCGCTTGAAGTGGTCGAGGTCGAGGGCGAGCACGCTCGCGAGGCGCCCGGCCTCTTCCAGCTGGAACAGCTCCAGCGCTCTGCGATTGGCGAGGCCGGTGAGCGGATCCCGCTCGGTCTCGTCGGCGAGGGCGCGGATGGCGCGCTGCTGGGTGGCGAGGGTGACCACCAACCATCCGGCGCCCACGTAGCCGACCACGGTGCTCACCGCGTTCGACACCAGCTGCGCGTCCTCACCCACCGTGAAGGTCACGCGGGCGAGCGAGAGCGGATCGCCGACGGGCCCGAAGAAGATGCGCGCGGCCGAGCAGACGAGCGCGAGCAGGAGCAGCTCCGCGCGAGGCAGCCGCATGGCGGCCATCACGATCGGCACGAAATACAGGACCGGCAGCCCCACCGGGGTCGCGATCAGCGCGTCGAGCCCGATGACCACGGCGGCGCCGAGCCACGCGATCAGTCGCGTTCGTTTCCGCAGGGGGGAGGGCGGCATCGGCGCAGCTTATCGCTATGCTCCGCGCCATGGCGCGCGCAGACGAGGGGCTGAAGAGCGAGGGGCTTCAACGGGCGCTCGAGGGCGCGCTGAAGGGCGAGCGGCGGCGGCTCGACGCGCTGCTCTCGCGCCACGGAGGCCTCCCGGGGCCCAACCCGAACGTGAAGCTCGGCGCCGCCTTCGGGGAGGCGCTCGCGGCGGAGGATCCGGGGCGCGCCCTCCGGCTCGCGCTCGATCTGGCGCGGCACCAGACCGACGGCGAGAGCTCCGACACCTTCCTCCCGGTCGCGGGGGTGTTCGGCCTGTGCGCCCTCGCGCGCCGCCTCGACCGCGAGCCGCGTGACGTCGACGGAGCGCTCCTGTCGCTCGCGGGCGACGAGCGCGCGGGGGTGCGCATCGGCACCACGCAGGCGCTCGCCGCGATGGCCGCGAGGGGAGGCGCGGACGCGCTCGTGAAGCGGGCCGAGGGATGGCTCTTCGCGGAGGATCGAGAGGAGCGCTACGCCGCCGCGGCCACCGCCCTGGACGCCATCACCGATCCCCACTCCATCGCCGAGGCCACCGACCGCCAGGCCGTGCTGAGCTACCTCGACGGCGTGATCCGCGAGGTCGTCGAGGCGCCCCGCTCCGCCGAGCGCTCCCCGTCCCGTCGCCGCCTGCTCGCGGCCCTGCGCGACGCCCTCGTCCGCGTCGTCCCCGCCTACGCCGACGCCCCTGCCTGGCTCGAGGCCCACTGCGCCGAGGCGAAGCACGAGGACCTGCGCGTCCTCATCGACGACGTCCTGGGCCGCCTCCGCACCGCCAAGCTCGGCCACGCCGAGCTCGTCGCCATGCACGACGCCCTCGCCTCGAGCGCCAAGCCCCCCCGCGACCCCACGCGCACCAACGAAGAAGCTCGAGGCCGCGGCCGCAAGCGTCGCCGCCGCAAGTAGCCCCGTCCGAGGACAGAGGGACGGTGTTTACTTGTGACCGGAAAGTTTGCGTACCCCGAATCGAGGATGTGTTCGGTGGCTATCTGAGTTGACAGGAAGTCAACAAGTAAACACCGTCCCCTGGTCCTGGTCGAGGGGTACCCATTTCAGGGGAGGTCTGGGTCCGGCGCGGCGCGGGCGGCTTGCTCGGGGGGCTCTCCAGCTTCGTCGACGCGGCGGTTCAGATCGCGCATGAGGTCGTCGTCGATGGCGCCCTCGAGGGCTCGGAGCCGCTCGATGAGGGCAGGGTGGGCGCGAGCGAAGGCGCCGTTCGCGACGAGGATCGCGTCGTACGGGGGGATGGCGCCGCGGTCGTCCTCGAGGACCCGCAGGTC from Sandaracinaceae bacterium includes the following:
- a CDS encoding nitroreductase; translated protein: MDAMELLRTRASNGKLDAPAPDEATLNEILEAALRAPDHAALRPWRILVLRGEAREALGEVFARAALAREPGLDEEKLARIRRKPLRAPLLLVVAATPVAHPKAPEIEQVLSAGALAHGILLGLQAKGYAGMWRTGAPAYDPQVKEALGLRGEDHIVAFLYAGTPTTPAPEMARPTVATHVELWRG
- a CDS encoding GGDEF domain-containing protein, translating into MPPSPLRKRTRLIAWLGAAVVIGLDALIATPVGLPVLYFVPIVMAAMRLPRAELLLLALVCSAARIFFGPVGDPLSLARVTFTVGEDAQLVSNAVSTVVGYVGAGWLVVTLATQQRAIRALADETERDPLTGLANRRALELFQLEEAGRLASVLALDLDHFKRINDTHGHAAGDAVLREVARRLSPLVRQGDLVARVGGEEILVILKGAGDAVAHRVAQSACEAVRGAPVEVEGGSVDVTTSIGVAVGPLDDALLTRADAALYAAKAAGRDRWVSDTSPA